GGGCAGCGACGGACTGGGCGCGATCTCCACCAGCTTCTGGAAGCGCCGCTGCAAGGTGCATTCACGCTCGCCGAGGCTCGCCACGGCTTGCCCGTCGCCCAGCACCTGCACCTCGATGTGTCGGGCGTTCCGCATCAGCCGCTCGACATACACGCCCTCGATGCCGAAGGCCGCCTTGGCCTCGGACATGCAGCGCGCATGCGCCTCGGGCAGCTCCTCGGCATTCAGCACCGCACGCATGCCGCGCCCGCCGCCGCCGCCGATGGCCTTGACCATCACACCCGCGCCTTGTGCATGCTGCTCGGCGAAGAAGGCCTGCGCCTCTGCGAGCGTCACGGCGCCTGCGCTGCCGGGCATCACGGGCACGTCGCATTGCGTGGCGAGTTCGCGTGCACGCGCCTTGTCGCCGAACAGGCCCAGCTGTTCGGGCGTCGGCCCGATGAAGACCAGCTCCGCATCCGCGCAGGCCTGCGCGAAATCCGCACGCTCGCTCAGGAAGCCGTAGCCGGGATGCACCGCATCGCAGCCTTGCGCCTTCGCGACCGCGATCAGCGCGATCACGTCGAGATACGCAGACGGCCCGGTCGCATCGAGCGCCACCGCCACATCGGCCAGCTGCACATGAAGCGCCGACGCATCGTCGCGTGCATGCACCGCCACGCTGGCGATACCGAGGTCGCGCAATGCGCGCACCAGCCGCACGGCGATCTCGCCGCGGTTGGCAATCAAAACTTTGGAGAACACGCGATGTCTTTCAGTTCTTGTCTTTGAGCAACCGGCGCAGCACCTTGCCGGCGCCCGTCGTGGGCAACGCGTCGATGAAGCTCACCGCACGCGGCGCCTTGTAGCTCGCCATGTTGTCGCGCGACCAGGCGATGAGCGCGTCGGCATCGAGTTCCGCATTCGGCTTGCGCACGATGAACGCCTTCACGACCTCGCCCTTCTCGGCATCGGGCTGTGCGATCACCGCGGCCTGCGCCACGGCGGGATGCTTGATGAGGATGGTCTCGACCTCTTCCGGGAACACGCTGTAGCCCGAGACCTTGATCATTTCCTTGAAGCGGCCGATGAAGGTGAGATACCCGTCGGCATCGAGCTTGCCCATGTCGCCGGTATGCACCCAGCCATGGCGCAATGTGGCCGCGGTGGCCTCGGCCTTGTTCCAGTAGCCCTTGAAGGAGCCCGGGCTGGTGAGCACGATCTCGCCCACCTCGCCGGTGGGCATGTCGGCGCCCGTGTCGGCGTCGACGATGCGGATCGTCACCCCCGGCACCGCGATGCCCTGCGTGCCCCAACGGGGCGCATGGTGCGGCGTGTAGGTGTCGCAGGTATGGGTCTCGCTCAGCCCGTAGGCCGCCTCGAACGAGGTGCAGTTGCCGGCATGCGAGCGCCACTGCGCAGCGAGCGGCTCGGTGAAGGTGATGCCGAAACTGGTCACCGGGTTCATCTTCAGGCTCGACAGGTCGAAGCCCGCGACGTCGGGTACCTGCATGCACGCCACGTTCATCGGTGCGATGCTGTACCACCAGCTCACCTTGTAGGTGGCGATGGCCTGCAGCACCGTGCGCGAATCGAAGCGGTGCATCAGCACCGAGGTGGCGCCGCTGAGCACCGGCACGTTCACGCCCATCAGCATGCCGGCGATGTGATACAGCGGCGCGATGGAGAGCAGCACGTCACGCGGTCCCACGCCGTTGCAGTCGGCTGCGGCGCGCGTCTTGAAGAGCGCATTGCCGTAGCTCAGCATCGCGCCCTTGGGGAGGCCCGTGGTGCCCGAGGTGTAGGTCATGAGCGCAACGTCGTCCATGTCGATGGCCACGGACTCCGGCTTCGCATCGGACTTCATCACCGCAAGAAAGTCTTCGCAATCGGGCGGCACGCTGCGCTGCGCCTTCTGCTCGGCGGCGAGTTCCGGCGGCAGGTCGAGCGCGGCCGGCGCGGGCAGCAGGTCGGCGTAGTGCACCACGAACACATGCGCGAGCGCACTCTCGGGCTGCACCTTGCGCACCACCGGCAGGAGCGATGCGGCCGCGACGATCACGCGCGCCTTCAGGTCGTTGACCTGGTAGGCCAGTTCGTGCTCCTTGTTGAGCGGGCCGCTCGGGCAGACGATGGCGCCGATCTTCTGGATGCCGAAGTGCGCGACCAGGTACTGCGGGCAGTTGTTGAGAAAGAGCACCACCGGCTCGCCCTTCTTCACACCAAGGGCCTGCAGCCGCGCCGCGAATGCATCGCTCGCGCGGTCGAGTTCGGCCCAGCTCATCGCGTGGCCGTACCAGATGCAGGCGGCGCGGTCGCCGCGCTCGCGCGCGTGGGTGCGCAGGTATTCGTGCAAAGGCTGTTGCGGGCGGTCGGGCAGTGTCTCCATGGCGTCTCTTTCTCAGGGTTATCGATAGCCGCCTGCAAGGGGCGGGCGCTTGCCAATGGGTGCATGGTGCACGAACAATCCTACCCATGGGTATAACTTCCGCGACACGGCACAAACCCTCTGGGTCCGACAAGCAGCCGACGGCTGCTACGGCGCAACCGCACCTGCCGCAAGGCACGGGCCGCCAGCGCGCGGCCACGCAGAGCACCGATGCGCAGCGCGAGCGCATCCTGCAGGCGGCCGCGCAGCTCTTCGCCGCGCAGGGCTACGCCAACACCACGATGGCGCAGATCGTCCGCGCGCTCGGCGTGACCAAGCCCTTCGTGTACTACTACTTCCGCGACAAGCAGGAGATCTTCGAGACGTTGTCGTGGCGCCCCGCGGTCGACTGCTTCACCGCACTCGACTTCGCAGCCGACGACCCGCGCCGCGCGAGCGAGAAGGTGCTCGAGGGCATCGAGCGGCTGATCCGCGCGACCATCGCGCACCACCCGGTCGCCTTCTTTCCGTACCGCGAGCCGCAGGTGTACCGGCCCGAGTACATCGCGGCGCAGAAGAAGCTCGCGCACCACTTCTACGACCTCTTGTGCCCGCTGCTCGAAGAGGCGCGACGCGATGGCGACCTCGACTTCGGCGAGACCAAGATCACCGCGCTCGCGGCCTGCAGCCTGCCGGGCTTCCTGTACAGCTGGTACCGCCCCGGCGGACGGCTCTCGCCCGACGAGGTGGTGGCCGAACTCACGAAGCTCGCGAGCCGCGTGATCGGGCTGCGCGCCAAAGACTGATTACCCAACCTCCGGAGACACCATGAAGCTCAAGAAGGCGCCCTCGGCGCGGATCGCCCTTGCCTGCCTGCTTTGCATCGCGGGCGCCGCGCACGCGCAGCAGCCGACCTACAAGATCGCCTACATCGATCCGCTCTCGGGCCCGTTCGCCAATGTCGGCGAGCTGATGCTGATGCACACGCAGTACGCCATCGAGGACATCAACGCCAAGGGCGGCGTGCTCGGCGGCACCAGGCTGCAGTTGCTGCAGTTCGACAGCAAGCTCTCGGCGCAGGAGAGCCAGAGCGCGCTGCAGGCCGCCATCGACCAGGGCGCGAAGGCCATCGTGACGGGCGGCTCGGGCTCGTCGGTGGTCACGGCGCTGGTGCAGTCGGTGGCGCGCTGGAACCAGCGCAACCCGGGCAAGGAGCTCATCGTGCTGAACCACTCCTCCATCGACCCCGAGATGACCGGCAAGGGCTGCAGCTTCTGGCACTTCCAGACCGAAGCCAACACCGCGATGAAGATGAAGGCGCTGGCCAACTACATCAAGAAGACGCCCGATGTGAAGAAGGTCTACCTGCTCAACCAGGACTACGCGCACGGCAAGCAGTGGGCGAGCTACGGCCGGCAGATGGTCGGCCTCGCGCGGCCCGACGTGCAGTTCGTGGGCGAGGCGCTGCATCCCATCGGCCGCGTGAAGGACTTCGCGCCCTACATCGCCAACGTCCGCCAGAGCGGTGCCGACTCGGTCATCACCGGCAACTGGGGGCAGGACATGACGCTGCTGCTCAAGGCCGCGGGCGATGCCGGCTACAACCTGCGCTACTTCAACCACAGCGCGGGCTCGGTGCCGGGCACGGTCACGGCAGTGTCGCAGGCGAAGACAGGGCAGTTGACCTGGGTGGCCGAGTGGCATCCGGGCGAAGCCGACACGCCGAAGGCCGATGCGCTCGCCAAGGCCTACAAGGCCAAGACGGGCAAGGACTTTCTCGCGCCGCGCATCGACATGACGCCGCGCCTCCTGGCCGCCGCCATCAACAAGGCCGGCAGCGCCGACACGGTGAAGGTGGCTCGCGCGCTCGAAGACCTGAGCTTCGATTCGGTGGTCGGCCCGGTGCGCATGCGCGCCGAAGACCACCAGCTGCTGCTGCCACAGGTGGTGAACACCATCGCGCCGGTGGACGGCAAGACGGTCAAGCTGGGCTGGGAAGGTACGAACTATGGTTTTCGCACCGATGCGGTCTACACCGGCAACGAGCTGGCGCAGGGCACGGAGTGCAAGATGGTCCGGCCCTGAGCAATCCTTGGTGAACACATGAGGGACGCGAGCGATTTCTAGGGGAAACCCCGTCCTGCCTGCCCCCTGTGCCATCGGGATACTCCGGGTGATACCTCACGGCTTTCCGAAGCGGGTCCACTCCAAAGGCACAACACCAAATGGCAGGCAAAAACTCGCTCTATCCGATCCCGCATCCGGCAAAGAAACCCTTCGTCGGCAACCTGCTGTCGATCGGCTCCGACTCTCCCGTGCTCGACATGTGGAAGATCGCGCAGGACCTGGGCGGCATCTACTGGCTCGACATGCCGGGCATGCCGGTGATCGTGGTCTCGTCGCCCGCGCTGGTGGACGAACTCTGCGACGAGCCCCGCTTCGACAAGAGCACGCGCGGCGCGTTGCGGCGGCTGCGCGCCGCGTCGCACGGCCTGTTCACCTCCGACACGCACGAGGAGACCTGGTCCAAGCCGCACAACATCCTCCTGGCCAACTTCAGCCAGCGCGCGATGCAGGCCTACCACCCGATGATGCTGGACATCGCCGGGCAGCTGGTCACCAAGTGGGAGCGGCTGAACTTCGACGAAGAGGTGGACGTGGTGCGCGACATGACCGCGCTCACGCTGGACACCATCGGCCTGTGCGGCTTCGGCTACCGCTTCAACTCGTTCTACCGCGAGGGCTTCCACCCTTTCGTCGATGCGATGGTGCGCACGCTGGAGACGGTGCAGAACCGCCGCGGCCTGCCGCTCGAAGAGCTGATGCTCAAGAAGGAGCTCGCGCAGCAGCGCAAGGACATCCGCTACATGCACAAGATGGTGGAAGACATCATCGAGGAGCGGCGCGCGAGCGGTGCCGACATCGCCACCAAGCCCGACCTCCTGAGCTACATGATCGCGGGCGTGGACAAGAAGAGCGGCGAGCAGCTCACCGACAAGATGATCCGCGACGAGTGCATCGAATTCCTCATCGCGGGCCACGAGACCACCAGCGGCCTGCTCTCGTTCGCGATCTACTTCCTCCTGAACAACCCCGAGGCGATGGCCAAGGCGCAGGCCGAGGTCGACAGCGTGTTCGGCGGCGACACCTCGCAGAAGCCCACCTATGCGCAGGTCAACCGCCTGCAGTACGTGATGCAGGTGCTCAAGGAGTCGCTGCGCATGTTCCCGACCGCACCCGCGATCTCGATGCGTGCGAAGGAAGACACGACCATCGGCGGCCAGTACACGATCAAGAAGAACAACATGATCATCATGCATGCGCTCGCGCTGCATCGTGACAAAGGCATCTGGGGCGAGAACGCCGACCAGTTCGACCCCGACAACTTCAGCCGCGAAGCCGAGCGCGAGCGGCCGGTGAACGCCTTCAAGCCCTTCGGCAACGGGCAGCGCGCCTGCATCGGGCGGCAGTTCGCGCTGCAGGAGGCGGTGCTCACGCTGGGCATGATCCTGCAGCGCTTCAACCTGGTCGATCACACGGGCTACAAGCTCAAGATCAAGGAAGCGCTGACGATCAAGCCGGAGAACTTCAAGATCAAGGCGCTCTTGCGCGACCCGGCCTCGCGCCCGCGCAGCAACGGCGAAGCGACCGCCACGCCGGACGCGCCCGCCAAACCCGTTGCACGCAAGCCCCAGGCGGCACGCCACGGCACCTCGCTGCTGGTGCTGCAGGGCTCCAACCTCGGCACCGCCGAAGACCTTGCGCGGCAACTGGCCGAGGCCGGCGAGCTGCGTGGCTTCTCCACGCAGGTGGCCTCGCTCGACGACTACGCCGAGCGGCTGCCGGCCAATGGCGCCGTGGCCATCGTCTGCGCCTCCTACAACGGCGTGGCACCCGACAACGCGGCCGAGTTCCATCGTTGGCTCGACAAGGCCGACGACGCGCTCAACGGCGTGCGCTTCAGCGTGTTCGGCTGCGGCAACACCGACTGGGCCGCCACCTACCAGGCCGTACCACGCCGCATCGACGAGCGGCTCGAAACGCTGGGCGCCACCCGCGTACATCCGCGCGGCGAAGGCGATGCGCGCGAGGACATGGACGGCGCCTTCCAGGACTGGAGCGATGCGCTCTGGCCCGAACTGGTGAAGGCCTTCGGCATCAAGGCCGGCGCCGACACGCCGGCCGAGGCCGAGCCGCTCTACACGCTCGAGGAACTGCCGCCGCCGCAGAAGAACGCGCTGGTCGATGCGCTGGGCGCCGTCGCCTTACGCGTCGTCGAGAACCGCGAACTGCAAAGCCCCGGCAGCGATGCCGGGAGCAGCCGCTCCACGCGCCACGTCGAGCTGATGCTGCCCGAGGGTGTGAACTACGTGCCCGGCGACCACCTGAGCGTGGTGCCGCGCAACGGCCCCGCGCAGGTCGAGCGCGCGATGGCGCGCTTCGGCTTCGACCGCTCGGCGCATGTGCGCCTTTCGGCCGTACCGGGCCGCAAGACTGCGCTGCCGGTCGACCAGGTGATCGCGGTCGATCGCCTGCTGGGTGACTACGTCGAACTGCAGGACGTGGCCACGCGCAAGCAGATCGCCACGCTCGCGGCCTACACCGAGTGCCCCTTCACCAAGCCGAAGCTCGTGGCGCTCTCGGGCAGCGACGAAGCCTCGCAGGCCGCGTACAAGGCCGAGGTGCTGCACAAGCGCAAGTCGCTGCTCGAACTACTCGAAGAACACCGCGCCTGCCAGGTGCCGTTCGCGGTGTTCCTCGAAATGCTGTCGCCGCTGTCGCCGCGCTACTACTCGATCTCGTCGTCGCCTTCGATGACGCCGGGCCGATGCAGCGTGACCGTGGGCGTGGTGAGCGAGCCCGCGCTCTCGGGCAACGGCACCTTCGAGGGCGTGTGCTCCAACTACCTCGCGCGCGCCGAGGCGGGCGACACGGTGCACGGCGTGATCCGCGAGACCACGGCCGAGGGCTTCCGCCTGCCGGAAGACGCCAACCGTCCGCTGATCATGATCGGCCCCGGCACCGGCCTCGCACCGTTCCGCGGCTTCCTGCAGGAGCGCGCGGCGAAGGTCGAGCGCGGCGAGGCGCTGGGCGAGGCGATGCTGTTCTTCGGCTGCCGGCATCCGGAGCAGGATTTCATCTATGCCGAAGAACTGCAGGCCTGGTCGCACCGCGGCCTGATGAAGCTGCACACCGCGTTCTCCCGCTCGGGCGAACGCAAGGTGTATGTGCAGGACCTGATCCGCGAGCAGGCCGCGGCCGTGTGGAAGCTGCTCGAAGCGGGCGGCGTGATCTACGTGTGCGGCGACGGCTCGCGCATGGAGCCCGATGTGCGGCGCACGCTGACCGACATCGCGCGCGAGCACGGCCACGACAGCAACGTCTGGATGGACAAGATGATTGCCAACCAGCGCTATGTGCTGGACGTGTGGGCGGGGACTTGAACTAGGCGCCCAGCGCCGCGGCGTGGTCCTGGAAGGTGCCGCGGATCTGCCAGCCGTCCGGCGTGAGCGCGATCACCTTGTCCGAGAGGCCGTGCTCCCGGGCCTGCACCTTGATGTCGGCCGCGGTCGCGCACATGAGGTCGAGCATCGTCCGGGCCGTGAGCTGCTGTCCCGCGAGCTGGCGCTGGGCACCGCTGTCCATGAAGTAGACCGTGTTCCGGCTCGGCACGACCGCGAGCAGTTCGCCTTCGAACCCTTCCGACAGCCTTTCCCAGACACCGGGCAGCAGCAGCGTGGAGGCTTCGAAAGCATTGCCCGCCACCAGGGCCTTGTACATGACGAGGTCTTGCGCGCCGATGCTCGACCCCGCCTGGCGGATCAGGTTCTCGACTGCCAGTTCGTGGAGTTCCTGTGCGTCCAGACCCAGTTCGTCCATGCGCTCCTGCGTGAGCGGGACCGGCTGGGCCGGTTCGTCGATGGCATAGGTCACCAGCAGCCCCGCATCTCCGGCGAGCCGATGGGCCACAGGTGTCTGCGCCTCCCGGTTGCCGCCCTCTGCCTCGATGCGGTCGAGCATCGGCTGGACCGTATCGAGAAAGCTGGCAGGCTTGATGCGCGGATAGATCCGGGGTGGGTTCGGCTTCATGGTGTCCGGATTGTTCGGACGGCCCCACGGCGCAACAAGTGCAAGAAGTCATGGGTCGAAATAAAAAAGCCGGCGACTGCCGGCTTCTGGAGATCAACTGACTTACAGGTCGCGGTCGGGATCGGGATAGACCAGCGGGCCCAGCAACCCGCGATTGAAGGGCTTCCACTGGCCCTCGGGCTGCGCCAGCCGGTCGGCCACCGCATAGAGCACCGCCGGGTGCGCGCCGAGCCCCAGGTGGCTCGCCATCACCTCGATGTTCTCCGACTGCGGGCCGGTCTTCTCGAGGCTGCAGCGCCAGGCGACGACGCCGTCGGTGCGGCTGAAGATCGAGGTGGTCGGCACGGGCGGCGTGGGCTCCACGAACTTCATGCGGCGCGGGTCGTGCGAGCTCTGGCCGCTCACGCCCTCGTACACGCGCCATGCGTTGGTTGCACGCGGGCTGCCGGAGAACGGGCTGCCCAGCGTGATGACGTTGCGGATCAGGCCCGAATGGGCCGAAGCCAGCAGCCGCGCATAGACGCCGCCGAGGCTCCAGCCGATCACGCTGACCTTCTGGCCGCTCTTGTCGTTCAGGGTCTTGAGCAGGTCGACCATGCCGTCTTCCACGCCTTCGCGCGGACCGAGGTTGCGGCCGAGGCCCCAGCCGTGGGCGTCGTAGCCGCGGCTCGTCAGGTAGCGGCGCAGCAGCAGGGTGGAAACATCGCTCGCCACCAGGCCCGGCAGCACGAGCACCGGGTGCCCGTCGCCGCGCGGCGTGAGTTGCAGCAATGGCCACATGGCGATGCCGGCGCCCGTTTCCCAGAGGGCGCGAGCTTCGGCCAGCAGCAGCAGGCGCGAGGGCGGCGCGATGTGATCGTGGGTGGCAGTGGTCATGGAGGCGGCTTCCTTTCGGGTTTTCTCTTTTATAAGACGAGCATGAGGGGCCATGGTTGCACTCTCCCGTCGGACGACATCGTCATTTATCCGAGGTATTTGCCCCTCAGGTAATCGAGGTAAGCCCTCGATTCGCTGGAAACATACGGAGAAACCAGGGTGAGCGTGTAGAAAGCCGCCAAACCGGGATCGGCCTGCGCCAGGGCATCGCGCCCCGGCACCAGCCGCTCGAACGACAGCCAGCAGGTGGTGGTGAACACCATCTGCAACGCGAGGATGCGCGCCTGCTCGGCGCTGGTCTCGATCACGCCCGATGCCACCAGCCCTTCGCACAGCGTCTGCGCGGCGAGCAGGTTCTGCGCGGTGAGTGCCTGCGCGCGCTGGCCCAGGGCCGGGTACTCGCTGGCCAGGAAGGCCATGTCGCGGTAGATGAAGCGGTATTCGTCGATGGCCTCGAAGCGCAGGTGCAGCGCGAGCCAGAGGTCGTCGATGGCCGTGATCGACGGCGAGGAGCCGTTGAGCGTTTCGAGCCGCTGCTCGAAGCGCCGGAACAGCCACTCGACGATCAGCTGCTTGGCCTTGAAGTGGTAGTGCAGGTTGCCCGGGCTCATGCCAAGCTCGGCGGCGATCTTGTGCGTCGACACGGCCGCAAGGCCCTCCGCGTTGAACAGCGCAAGGCTGGTCTGCAGGATGCGATCGCGCGTGGTGTTGGAGCTGGCCACAACCGGGTTGCGTTGTCGTCGCTCAGCGTTTGGTGCTGCGGCGCGGGCTGTCGCTGCCTTCGAGTTGTGCGAGGCGCTCACGCAATTGCGCCACCTCTTCGCGCAGGGCTTGCACCTCTTCCGCGCTCGGCATGCCCAGGCGTTGCAGGGCGGTGGCGACGCGCTGGTCGAACACGTCCTCGAACTTGCGGATGCCGAAGCTGTCGAGGCTCGGGAAGCCGCGGGTGAGCGCGGCCTTGGCAGCCGCCGCATCGACCTTGCCCTGCCCGATGCCGAGCAGGCCTTCGATCACGTTGGCCTGGCGCTTGGCGACGTCGTTGCGCACGTTGTCCAGCGCCTTGAGGCCGGCACGCAGCAGGCCTTCGGCCTTGCCGGGTGCGGGTGCCGCTGCCTTCTTCGCAGCAGGCGCCGCCTTGCGGGGTGCCGCGGCTTTCTTTGCAGCCGGAGCTTTGGCTGGAGCTTTCTTTGCAGGCGTCGCCTTCTTCTTCAACTTTGCAGTTTCTTCAGTGCGGGTCGCCATTCAGCAGTGCTCCAGATAGCAGAAGGAAAAAGAGGCGCAGAGCGCCTCGGGGGTCAGGCTGCCTTGCGGGCGGCAGCGCGGCGGATCGGCTTCTTGGCCACGGGGGCCTTGGCCTTCACGGTGCGCACGGGCTTGGCGGCTTCGCCGGCCACGCGGGTTTCGATTTGCTTGGCGCCGGCGGCGATGCGGTCGGCGATCTGCACCGAGACGGTGGCGATCGGCTGGTTGATGGCGTTCAGCGTGGTCAGCACCGAGGTGGCAACCGGCGATTCGACGCGGGCCACTCGGCCGGCGACGGTTTCGATGCCGCTGGTGGTGCCGGCTGCAACGCGGTCCATCACCGAGACGATGCGGCTGGTGTCGATGTCCAGGCGGTTGGCCAGGAAGCCATTGACCTTCTCTTGCGCGCCGATCAGGTTGGCCTTGATCTGTTCGCTCACCAGCGGAATCTGGCGGCTGCCCAGGAAGTTGCTGTAGCGCGTAGCGGCGCCGCCCAGGAGGCGATGCACGCCGGTGCGGTAGGCGCCGACCAGGGTCTTGCCCGCGTCGTTGTATTGGCCGACGACGTGGATGGCTGCGGAAGCGAGGGTGGTTTGCGTGGACATGATGAAGATTTCCTTGAAGTTGAATGGGTCGCTGGATGCGATGGGCCAATCTTCTTCCGAAGGGCCTAGGCCTGCAAAACTAGAACGGTCGGAAAACTAGTCCAACTGCCCCAATTTTCGGGCCCAAGGCCTCTTGATCATGCCGCGGCCGCCCTGGAGGCACCGGCCCGCTTGGCCGGTGCGGCCTTTCGGGCTACGGGCTTGGCGGTGGTCGTCTTGATGGGTGTCGCCTTGCCCGCCTTCTTCGCCGGGGCCTTCTTGGCCGCGGCCTTGACCGGCGCGGACTTCTTGCCGGCCGCGCTTACCGGCGCCTTCTTGCGCGCTGCCGGCTTCTTCGCGACGGGCGCGTCCTCCTCGACGTCCGGCGCATGGGCCGCAACGGGCGCGGGCTTGGGCGCCGTGACGCCGGCGGCGGACGGGTGCTTCTGCGTCAGGTCCATCAGGAGCTTGTGCTCGGCCAGCATGTAGTCGCCGATCTCGGTGATGTCGGGCACCGCGCGGCGGCAGGCGATCAGGCCGTAGTCCATGCGGCCGTTGTAGCTCTGCACCGTCACGTTGAGCGCGGTGCCGTGGCTGGCGATCGACACCGGGTAGTAGCAGGTGACGAGCGCGCCCGCGAAGTACATCGGGAACGGCGCGCCCGCCACGTTGGAGATGGCCACGTTGGCCGCTGGCGGCAAGAGGTTCACCAGACCCGAGCGGCCCACCATCGAGGCGATGCCCGACACCAGCCAGGGCGCGGCGAAGGTCGGGAAGTCATCGAGGATCACCGCCTTGAAGCGGTTCATCGTCGACTTGGAGCTGTTCGACGAGGCATTGATCGCCTTCAGCCGCTGGATCGGATCGGTGATGTCGGTCGCCAGGCTCACCAGGATCATGCTGGCCTGGTTGTTGGCCGTGTCGTCGCCCGCTTCGCGCAGGCTCACCGGCACGCCGGCCACCAGCGGCTTGGCAGGCAGCTCGTTGTTGTCGGCCAGGTAGTGGCGCAGCGCACCGGCCACGGTGGCCATGACCACGTCGTTGAGCGACACGCCGAAATGCTTGGCGATGTACTTGGTCTCGGCCAGCGAGATGGTGCGGCCGGCGAAGGTGCGCTGGTTGGTGATCGACACGTTCAGCGAGGTGCGCGGCGCGAAGAGGTTGAACTTTTTCGGTGCGGTGGCCGTGGCCTTCTCGGCGGCTTTTTCGTCGGGCTTGGCGAGGCCGCTGATGGCCCGCGCGATGGCGGGCGCCATCTTGAAGA
This region of Variovorax sp. RKNM96 genomic DNA includes:
- a CDS encoding TetR/AcrR family transcriptional regulator; protein product: MASSNTTRDRILQTSLALFNAEGLAAVSTHKIAAELGMSPGNLHYHFKAKQLIVEWLFRRFEQRLETLNGSSPSITAIDDLWLALHLRFEAIDEYRFIYRDMAFLASEYPALGQRAQALTAQNLLAAQTLCEGLVASGVIETSAEQARILALQMVFTTTCWLSFERLVPGRDALAQADPGLAAFYTLTLVSPYVSSESRAYLDYLRGKYLG
- a CDS encoding phasin family protein, whose product is MATRTEETAKLKKKATPAKKAPAKAPAAKKAAAPRKAAPAAKKAAAPAPGKAEGLLRAGLKALDNVRNDVAKRQANVIEGLLGIGQGKVDAAAAKAALTRGFPSLDSFGIRKFEDVFDQRVATALQRLGMPSAEEVQALREEVAQLRERLAQLEGSDSPRRSTKR
- a CDS encoding alpha/beta fold hydrolase — encoded protein: MTTATHDHIAPPSRLLLLAEARALWETGAGIAMWPLLQLTPRGDGHPVLVLPGLVASDVSTLLLRRYLTSRGYDAHGWGLGRNLGPREGVEDGMVDLLKTLNDKSGQKVSVIGWSLGGVYARLLASAHSGLIRNVITLGSPFSGSPRATNAWRVYEGVSGQSSHDPRRMKFVEPTPPVPTTSIFSRTDGVVAWRCSLEKTGPQSENIEVMASHLGLGAHPAVLYAVADRLAQPEGQWKPFNRGLLGPLVYPDPDRDL
- a CDS encoding branched-chain amino acid ABC transporter substrate-binding protein; amino-acid sequence: MKLKKAPSARIALACLLCIAGAAHAQQPTYKIAYIDPLSGPFANVGELMLMHTQYAIEDINAKGGVLGGTRLQLLQFDSKLSAQESQSALQAAIDQGAKAIVTGGSGSSVVTALVQSVARWNQRNPGKELIVLNHSSIDPEMTGKGCSFWHFQTEANTAMKMKALANYIKKTPDVKKVYLLNQDYAHGKQWASYGRQMVGLARPDVQFVGEALHPIGRVKDFAPYIANVRQSGADSVITGNWGQDMTLLLKAAGDAGYNLRYFNHSAGSVPGTVTAVSQAKTGQLTWVAEWHPGEADTPKADALAKAYKAKTGKDFLAPRIDMTPRLLAAAINKAGSADTVKVARALEDLSFDSVVGPVRMRAEDHQLLLPQVVNTIAPVDGKTVKLGWEGTNYGFRTDAVYTGNELAQGTECKMVRP
- a CDS encoding TetR/AcrR family transcriptional regulator gives rise to the protein MGITSATRHKPSGSDKQPTAATAQPHLPQGTGRQRAATQSTDAQRERILQAAAQLFAAQGYANTTMAQIVRALGVTKPFVYYYFRDKQEIFETLSWRPAVDCFTALDFAADDPRRASEKVLEGIERLIRATIAHHPVAFFPYREPQVYRPEYIAAQKKLAHHFYDLLCPLLEEARRDGDLDFGETKITALAACSLPGFLYSWYRPGGRLSPDEVVAELTKLASRVIGLRAKD
- a CDS encoding AMP-binding protein, coding for METLPDRPQQPLHEYLRTHARERGDRAACIWYGHAMSWAELDRASDAFAARLQALGVKKGEPVVLFLNNCPQYLVAHFGIQKIGAIVCPSGPLNKEHELAYQVNDLKARVIVAAASLLPVVRKVQPESALAHVFVVHYADLLPAPAALDLPPELAAEQKAQRSVPPDCEDFLAVMKSDAKPESVAIDMDDVALMTYTSGTTGLPKGAMLSYGNALFKTRAAADCNGVGPRDVLLSIAPLYHIAGMLMGVNVPVLSGATSVLMHRFDSRTVLQAIATYKVSWWYSIAPMNVACMQVPDVAGFDLSSLKMNPVTSFGITFTEPLAAQWRSHAGNCTSFEAAYGLSETHTCDTYTPHHAPRWGTQGIAVPGVTIRIVDADTGADMPTGEVGEIVLTSPGSFKGYWNKAEATAATLRHGWVHTGDMGKLDADGYLTFIGRFKEMIKVSGYSVFPEEVETILIKHPAVAQAAVIAQPDAEKGEVVKAFIVRKPNAELDADALIAWSRDNMASYKAPRAVSFIDALPTTGAGKVLRRLLKDKN
- a CDS encoding cytochrome P450, whose product is MAGKNSLYPIPHPAKKPFVGNLLSIGSDSPVLDMWKIAQDLGGIYWLDMPGMPVIVVSSPALVDELCDEPRFDKSTRGALRRLRAASHGLFTSDTHEETWSKPHNILLANFSQRAMQAYHPMMLDIAGQLVTKWERLNFDEEVDVVRDMTALTLDTIGLCGFGYRFNSFYREGFHPFVDAMVRTLETVQNRRGLPLEELMLKKELAQQRKDIRYMHKMVEDIIEERRASGADIATKPDLLSYMIAGVDKKSGEQLTDKMIRDECIEFLIAGHETTSGLLSFAIYFLLNNPEAMAKAQAEVDSVFGGDTSQKPTYAQVNRLQYVMQVLKESLRMFPTAPAISMRAKEDTTIGGQYTIKKNNMIIMHALALHRDKGIWGENADQFDPDNFSREAERERPVNAFKPFGNGQRACIGRQFALQEAVLTLGMILQRFNLVDHTGYKLKIKEALTIKPENFKIKALLRDPASRPRSNGEATATPDAPAKPVARKPQAARHGTSLLVLQGSNLGTAEDLARQLAEAGELRGFSTQVASLDDYAERLPANGAVAIVCASYNGVAPDNAAEFHRWLDKADDALNGVRFSVFGCGNTDWAATYQAVPRRIDERLETLGATRVHPRGEGDAREDMDGAFQDWSDALWPELVKAFGIKAGADTPAEAEPLYTLEELPPPQKNALVDALGAVALRVVENRELQSPGSDAGSSRSTRHVELMLPEGVNYVPGDHLSVVPRNGPAQVERAMARFGFDRSAHVRLSAVPGRKTALPVDQVIAVDRLLGDYVELQDVATRKQIATLAAYTECPFTKPKLVALSGSDEASQAAYKAEVLHKRKSLLELLEEHRACQVPFAVFLEMLSPLSPRYYSISSSPSMTPGRCSVTVGVVSEPALSGNGTFEGVCSNYLARAEAGDTVHGVIRETTAEGFRLPEDANRPLIMIGPGTGLAPFRGFLQERAAKVERGEALGEAMLFFGCRHPEQDFIYAEELQAWSHRGLMKLHTAFSRSGERKVYVQDLIREQAAAVWKLLEAGGVIYVCGDGSRMEPDVRRTLTDIAREHGHDSNVWMDKMIANQRYVLDVWAGT